Proteins encoded by one window of Phenylobacterium soli:
- a CDS encoding Do family serine endopeptidase, which yields MTSKKTGYLFGAIAGAGVMAAAVAGAGIRLPAAHPGDGQVIKASTAPIFAPPPGAPMSFADIFEKVSPAVVSINVTSRVDPSLLRRIPGLEGLPFDIVPKGGQGGDDDEGGATPPKGGRTEKGQPKLPTQQSSGSGFFISPDGYIVTNNHVVENAETIKVVLKDERELDAKVVGRDEATDLAVIKVTGGPFPFVNFENSARPRVGDWVIAVGNPFGLGGTATAGIVSAYGRDIGETFVDYIQIDAPINRGNSGGPTFDIYGRVIGVNTAIFSPTGGSVGIGFAIPADVAEQVTQQLIRGGKIQRGYIGATIQNFTSEMAEAQGLGDQKGAIVSDLVPNGPSAKAGLLPGDVVVSVNGRSVKSSSELTREVAKGRPGDVLRLDVIRDGRHRTVEVHSGVRPSEAELAANDNGQRGQGGGGATPQAPAAPAVLGLKLAPLDDATRRQLGLPAEVRGAAVLSVDESSDAGEKGLKRGDVIVRAGDRAVTSAADVAAVVDQAKKAGRPSVLVGVYRGGRTLFLPLKISK from the coding sequence ATGACCTCCAAGAAGACCGGTTACCTGTTTGGCGCCATCGCGGGCGCCGGCGTCATGGCGGCCGCGGTGGCGGGCGCGGGAATCCGCCTGCCGGCCGCGCACCCCGGCGACGGCCAGGTGATCAAGGCCTCGACCGCACCGATCTTCGCCCCGCCGCCCGGCGCGCCGATGTCCTTCGCCGACATCTTCGAGAAGGTGTCGCCCGCGGTGGTGTCGATCAATGTGACCAGCCGCGTCGACCCGAGCCTCCTGCGCCGCATCCCGGGCCTGGAAGGCCTGCCGTTCGACATCGTGCCGAAGGGCGGCCAGGGCGGCGACGACGACGAGGGCGGGGCGACCCCGCCCAAGGGCGGCCGCACCGAGAAGGGCCAGCCGAAGCTGCCGACCCAGCAGTCCTCCGGCTCCGGCTTCTTCATTTCACCGGACGGCTACATCGTCACCAACAACCACGTGGTCGAGAACGCCGAGACCATCAAGGTCGTGCTGAAGGACGAGCGCGAGCTCGACGCCAAGGTGGTCGGCCGCGACGAGGCCACGGACCTGGCGGTCATCAAGGTGACCGGCGGGCCGTTCCCGTTCGTGAACTTCGAGAACTCGGCGCGCCCGCGGGTGGGCGACTGGGTGATCGCGGTCGGCAACCCGTTCGGCCTGGGCGGGACGGCCACGGCCGGCATCGTCTCCGCCTACGGACGCGACATCGGCGAGACCTTCGTCGACTACATCCAGATCGACGCGCCCATCAACCGCGGCAACTCCGGCGGGCCGACCTTCGACATCTACGGCCGGGTGATCGGGGTCAACACGGCGATCTTCTCGCCCACCGGCGGCTCGGTGGGCATCGGCTTCGCCATTCCGGCGGACGTCGCCGAGCAGGTCACCCAGCAGCTGATCCGCGGCGGCAAGATCCAGCGCGGCTACATCGGCGCGACCATCCAGAACTTCACCAGCGAAATGGCCGAGGCCCAGGGCCTGGGTGACCAGAAGGGGGCGATCGTCTCCGACCTGGTGCCGAACGGCCCCTCGGCGAAGGCCGGCCTGCTGCCGGGCGACGTGGTGGTGTCGGTCAACGGCCGTAGCGTGAAGAGCTCCTCGGAGCTGACCCGCGAAGTGGCCAAGGGCCGGCCGGGCGACGTGCTGCGCCTGGACGTGATCCGCGACGGCCGCCACCGCACGGTCGAGGTGCACTCTGGCGTGCGGCCGTCCGAGGCCGAGCTCGCCGCCAACGACAACGGCCAGCGGGGCCAGGGCGGCGGCGGGGCGACCCCGCAGGCGCCGGCCGCGCCGGCGGTGCTGGGCCTCAAGCTCGCGCCGCTGGACGATGCGACCCGCCGCCAGCTCGGCTTGCCGGCCGAGGTGCGCGGGGCCGCGGTGCTGTCGGTGGACGAGAGCTCCGACGCCGGCGAGAAGGGCCTCAAGCGCGGCGACGTCATCGTGCGCGCCGGCGACCGGGCGGTGACCAGCGCCGCCGACGTGGCTGCGGTGGTCGACCAGGCCAAGAAGGCCGGCCGTCCGAGCGTGCTGGTGGGCGTCTATCGCGGCGGCCGGACCCTGTTCCTGCCGCTGAAGATTTCCAAGTAG
- the ccmI gene encoding c-type cytochrome biogenesis protein CcmI — protein MILFWVAAGVLSAAAAGLILSRAARAASVSEDPDPTPVLYRRQLAEIDELAERGLMGEAERKSAHAEAGRRLLAAAEAEKSPWRVEPKARIGVLAAVIAAPALALGIYLALGAPGMADQPFAARMKAWQKTNPAELSASELAAVLKKLTAERPNDAEGFRYLTLAEGAAQNPAEAVRAARRAVKLAPDRAELWEALGEALVVEDQGKLSDEALMAFRETVKRNPKAVVARFHLARARIEAGDKAGGLAEWKSLLGELPADDPRHEALVQAIAEKEGQAAPPPAFSGGQMQMIRGMVSGLAQRLKTNPDDPQGWVRLVRAYSVLGETAQRDAALKAARARYASQPDILQQLDAAAKAEPMK, from the coding sequence ATGATCTTGTTCTGGGTCGCAGCCGGCGTGCTCTCGGCCGCCGCGGCTGGCCTCATCCTGAGCCGCGCCGCCCGGGCCGCCTCCGTGTCGGAGGACCCGGATCCCACGCCCGTTCTCTATCGCCGCCAGCTGGCCGAGATCGACGAGCTGGCCGAGCGCGGCCTGATGGGCGAGGCGGAGCGCAAGAGCGCCCATGCCGAAGCCGGCCGCCGCCTGCTGGCCGCCGCCGAGGCCGAGAAGAGCCCCTGGCGCGTGGAGCCGAAGGCGCGCATCGGCGTGCTGGCGGCGGTGATCGCCGCGCCGGCCCTGGCGCTCGGGATCTATCTGGCGCTGGGCGCGCCCGGCATGGCCGACCAGCCGTTCGCCGCCCGGATGAAGGCCTGGCAGAAGACCAATCCGGCCGAGCTGTCGGCCAGCGAGCTGGCGGCGGTCCTGAAGAAGCTCACCGCCGAGCGGCCGAACGACGCCGAGGGCTTCCGCTACCTGACGCTGGCCGAGGGCGCGGCGCAGAACCCGGCCGAGGCGGTGCGCGCCGCCCGCCGGGCGGTGAAGCTCGCGCCCGATCGCGCCGAACTCTGGGAGGCGCTCGGCGAGGCGCTGGTGGTCGAGGACCAGGGCAAGCTCTCGGACGAGGCGTTAATGGCCTTCCGTGAGACCGTGAAGCGCAATCCCAAGGCGGTGGTGGCCCGCTTCCACCTCGCCCGGGCCCGCATCGAGGCGGGGGACAAGGCCGGCGGCCTCGCCGAATGGAAGAGCCTGCTCGGCGAGCTGCCCGCCGACGATCCCCGCCACGAGGCCCTGGTCCAGGCGATCGCCGAGAAGGAAGGCCAGGCCGCGCCGCCGCCGGCGTTCAGCGGCGGCCAGATGCAGATGATCCGCGGCATGGTCTCTGGCCTTGCCCAGCGGCTGAAGACCAATCCGGACGACCCGCAGGGCTGGGTGCGGCTGGTGCGCGCCTATTCCGTGCTCGGCGAGACGGCGCAACGCGACGCCGCGCTGAAGGCCGCCCGCGCGCGCTACGCCTCGCAGCCTGATATCCTCCAGCAGTTGGACGCCGCCGCGAAAGCGGAGCCGATGAAATGA
- a CDS encoding response regulator transcription factor produces MRILLVEDDPDLSRQLKLALSDAGYAVDHAPDGEEAQYLGETEPYDAIILDLGLPKVDGVSVLERWRRENMTTPVLILTARGAWSEKVAGFDAGADDYLTKPFHTEELLARLRALLRRSAGHAAPHLSCGGLRLDPRAARASVNGEPLRLTSLEYRLLHYLMMHQGRVISRTELVEHLYDQDFDRDSNTIEVFIGRVRKKIGAERIETVRGLGYRLTCPANEVGEQAGGSAGA; encoded by the coding sequence TTGCGCATCCTGCTTGTGGAAGACGATCCGGATCTGTCGCGCCAGCTCAAGCTCGCGCTGAGCGACGCCGGCTATGCGGTGGACCATGCCCCCGATGGGGAAGAGGCCCAGTACCTCGGCGAGACCGAGCCCTATGACGCGATCATCCTCGACCTCGGCCTGCCGAAGGTGGACGGGGTGTCGGTGCTGGAGCGCTGGCGGCGCGAGAACATGACGACGCCGGTGCTGATCCTCACCGCCCGCGGCGCGTGGAGCGAGAAGGTCGCGGGCTTCGACGCCGGGGCCGACGACTACCTGACCAAGCCGTTCCACACCGAGGAGCTGCTGGCGCGCCTGCGGGCGCTGCTGCGGCGCTCGGCCGGCCATGCCGCGCCGCACCTGTCGTGCGGCGGGCTGCGGCTCGATCCGCGGGCGGCGCGGGCCAGCGTCAACGGCGAGCCGCTGCGGCTCACCTCGCTGGAGTACCGGCTGCTGCACTATCTGATGATGCACCAGGGCCGGGTGATCAGCCGCACCGAACTGGTCGAGCACCTCTACGACCAGGACTTCGACCGCGACTCCAACACCATCGAGGTGTTCATCGGCCGCGTGCGCAAGAAGATCGGGGCCGAGCGGATCGAGACGGTCCGCGGGCTCGGCTACCGCCTGACCTGCCCGGCCAACGAAGTCGGCGAGCAGGCCGGCGGCTCGGCCGGCGCGTGA
- a CDS encoding response regulator transcription factor — MKILIVEDDLEAADAMARGLTEAGHECVKAADGEEGLGAAHAGQFDVMIVDRMMPKMDGVTLIQTLRREGDGTPVLFLSALGEVGDRVTGLQAGGDDYLVKPYAFAELIARVEALARRRETGSVATVLKVGDLEMDLIGRTVHRQGKEIDLQPREFQLLEFMMRHAGQSVTRTMLLEKVWEYHFDPQTNVIDVHISRLRSKIDKGFDRPMLQTVRGAGYRLDA; from the coding sequence ATGAAGATCCTGATCGTCGAGGATGATCTCGAGGCGGCCGACGCCATGGCGCGCGGCCTCACCGAAGCCGGCCACGAGTGCGTCAAGGCGGCGGACGGCGAGGAGGGCCTCGGCGCCGCCCACGCCGGCCAGTTCGACGTGATGATCGTCGACCGGATGATGCCCAAGATGGACGGGGTGACCCTGATCCAGACCCTGCGCCGCGAGGGCGACGGCACGCCGGTGCTGTTCCTCTCCGCCCTCGGCGAGGTGGGCGACCGGGTCACCGGCCTGCAGGCCGGCGGCGACGACTACCTGGTCAAACCCTACGCCTTCGCCGAGCTCATCGCGCGGGTCGAGGCGCTCGCCCGCCGGCGCGAGACCGGCTCGGTGGCGACGGTGCTCAAGGTCGGCGACCTCGAGATGGACCTGATCGGCCGCACCGTGCACCGTCAGGGCAAGGAGATCGACCTGCAGCCGCGCGAGTTCCAGCTCCTGGAATTCATGATGCGCCACGCCGGCCAGTCGGTGACCCGCACCATGCTGCTGGAGAAGGTCTGGGAGTACCACTTCGATCCCCAGACCAACGTCATCGACGTGCACATCTCGCGCCTGCGTTCGAAGATCGACAAAGGCTTCGACCGGCCGATGCTGCAGACCGTGCGCGGCGCGGGCTATCGGCTCGACGCCTGA
- the ccmE gene encoding cytochrome c maturation protein CcmE, translating into MSLLPKSPKARRRLMLVLAIAPVLAIAVGLTLWGLRGSISFFYTPTQAAAAKPPPGRSVQLGGLVEKGSVIKHPDGRVEFTVADQHAADKVVFQGDLPDLFREGQGVVAVGAFRDDGVFEAKNVLAKHDERYMPREVADQLKKQGEWRGGGAMPDYEKAERP; encoded by the coding sequence ATGAGCCTGTTGCCGAAGTCACCCAAGGCGCGCCGCCGCCTGATGCTGGTCCTGGCCATCGCCCCGGTGCTGGCGATCGCCGTGGGGCTGACCCTTTGGGGCCTGCGCGGCTCCATCTCGTTCTTCTACACCCCGACCCAGGCCGCGGCCGCCAAGCCGCCGCCCGGCCGCTCGGTGCAGCTCGGCGGGCTGGTCGAGAAGGGCTCGGTGATCAAGCATCCCGACGGGCGGGTGGAGTTCACGGTCGCCGACCAGCACGCCGCCGACAAGGTGGTGTTCCAGGGCGACCTGCCGGACCTGTTCCGAGAGGGGCAAGGTGTGGTGGCGGTGGGCGCGTTCCGCGACGACGGGGTGTTCGAGGCCAAGAACGTGCTGGCCAAGCACGACGAGCGCTACATGCCGCGGGAGGTCGCCGACCAGCTGAAGAAGCAGGGCGAGTGGCGCGGCGGCGGGGCGATGCCCGACTACGAGAAGGCCGAGCGTCCATGA
- a CDS encoding heme lyase CcmF/NrfE family subunit: MIAEFGAFALMLGLAFAIAQFVLSAAGRVRRSSVLAAAGEGAALASFAGVAIAFAVLMHAFVTSDFSVANVAANSHTEKPLLYRVAGTWGSHEGSMLLWDLALTGYGAAMAVFGRSLPRGLKSSAVATQGLLGVVFLAYTVFASNPLIRLARPPVEGRSLNPLLQDPALAVHPPFLYAGYVGMSVVFSLAVAALIEGRVDAAWARWVRPWALAAWSLLTVGITLGAFWAYYELGWGGWWFWDPVENASFMPWLVAAALLHSAIVTEKRGALAGWTVFLGLAAFSFSMLGAFLVRSGVLTSVHAFAVDPKRGVLLLIILGVMAGSAFSLFAWRAPSLNQGGVFAPVSRESALVLNNILLAAATATVLLGTLFPLIREAVTGEPISVGPPYFNLTFTPLMAALILILPAGPLLAWKRGDAHGVAQRLWAAAALAVLAGLGTYALVSPRKAFGALGLALGAWLIAGALAELAERTRAFRVPAAESWRRLTGLPRGAWGMTLAHLGLGVFVIGACFETGWKAEAAETLPLGGTLDVGAYHLVLEKVSPVEGPNYDADRGVITATRNGAFVCRAEPERRLYLANGQTTSEVAICDRGASHLYIVLGEQRDAGGKPVWLVRAYWNPLAMLIFAGPVIMALGGLISLSDRRLRIGVPKRREQAA; encoded by the coding sequence ATGATCGCGGAGTTCGGCGCCTTCGCCCTGATGCTGGGCCTGGCCTTCGCCATCGCCCAGTTCGTGCTCTCGGCCGCCGGCCGCGTGCGCCGCTCGAGCGTCCTGGCGGCGGCCGGGGAGGGCGCGGCGCTGGCCTCCTTCGCCGGGGTGGCGATCGCCTTCGCGGTGCTGATGCACGCCTTCGTGACGTCGGACTTCTCGGTCGCCAACGTGGCGGCCAATTCGCATACCGAGAAGCCGCTGCTCTATCGCGTGGCCGGAACCTGGGGCAGCCACGAGGGCTCGATGCTGCTCTGGGACCTGGCGCTGACCGGCTATGGCGCGGCCATGGCCGTCTTCGGGCGCAGCCTGCCCCGCGGCCTGAAGTCCTCGGCGGTGGCGACCCAGGGCCTGCTGGGCGTGGTGTTCCTGGCCTACACGGTGTTCGCCTCGAACCCGCTTATCCGGCTGGCGCGGCCGCCGGTGGAGGGCCGCTCGCTCAATCCGCTGCTGCAGGACCCGGCGCTCGCCGTCCACCCGCCGTTCCTCTACGCCGGCTACGTCGGCATGAGCGTGGTCTTCTCCCTGGCCGTCGCCGCCCTCATCGAAGGCCGGGTGGACGCCGCCTGGGCGCGCTGGGTGCGGCCCTGGGCGCTGGCCGCCTGGAGCCTGCTGACCGTCGGCATCACCCTGGGCGCCTTCTGGGCCTACTACGAGCTCGGCTGGGGCGGCTGGTGGTTCTGGGATCCGGTGGAGAACGCCTCCTTCATGCCCTGGCTGGTGGCCGCGGCCCTGCTGCATTCGGCGATCGTCACCGAGAAGCGCGGGGCGCTGGCCGGCTGGACGGTGTTCCTCGGCCTGGCGGCGTTCTCGTTCTCGATGCTGGGCGCGTTCCTGGTGCGCTCCGGCGTGCTGACCTCGGTCCACGCCTTCGCCGTGGATCCCAAGCGCGGCGTGCTGCTGCTGATCATCCTCGGCGTCATGGCGGGCAGCGCCTTTTCGCTGTTCGCCTGGCGGGCGCCGAGCCTGAACCAGGGCGGGGTGTTCGCGCCGGTGAGCCGCGAGAGCGCCCTGGTGCTCAACAACATCCTGCTGGCCGCGGCGACGGCGACGGTGCTCCTGGGCACCCTGTTCCCGCTGATCCGCGAGGCGGTGACCGGCGAGCCGATCTCGGTCGGCCCGCCCTATTTCAACCTGACCTTCACGCCGCTGATGGCGGCGCTGATCCTGATCCTCCCGGCCGGGCCGCTGCTCGCCTGGAAACGCGGCGACGCGCACGGCGTGGCGCAGCGGCTGTGGGCGGCCGCGGCCCTGGCGGTGCTGGCGGGCCTCGGTACCTACGCCCTCGTCAGCCCCCGGAAGGCGTTCGGGGCGCTCGGCCTGGCGCTGGGCGCCTGGCTGATCGCCGGGGCGCTGGCCGAACTCGCCGAGCGGACCCGGGCCTTCCGCGTCCCGGCGGCGGAGAGCTGGCGGCGCCTCACCGGCCTGCCGCGCGGCGCCTGGGGCATGACCCTGGCCCACCTTGGGCTCGGCGTGTTCGTCATCGGGGCCTGTTTCGAGACCGGCTGGAAGGCCGAGGCGGCCGAGACCCTGCCGCTCGGCGGCACGCTCGACGTCGGCGCCTATCACCTGGTGCTCGAAAAGGTCAGCCCGGTGGAGGGGCCCAACTACGACGCCGACCGCGGCGTGATCACCGCCACCAGGAACGGAGCCTTCGTCTGCCGCGCCGAGCCGGAACGGCGGCTCTACCTGGCCAACGGCCAGACGACGTCCGAAGTCGCGATCTGCGACCGGGGCGCGAGCCACCTCTACATCGTGCTCGGCGAGCAGCGCGACGCGGGCGGCAAGCCGGTCTGGCTGGTGCGCGCCTACTGGAACCCGCTGGCGATGCTGATCTTCGCCGGGCCGGTGATCATGGCGCTGGGCGGGCTGATCTCGCTCTCCGACCGCAGGCTGCGGATCGGCGTGCCCAAGCGGCGGGAGCAGGCGGCGTGA
- a CDS encoding PepSY domain-containing protein — MKCRMAIAALLIATAAPLSAGLAVPGAAWAQEGLPSLGAGRGDQDQARAAVRAGRQIPLARVIQMIAARTPGRMLNATVGDQGGRPAYFVQWQKPDGRVVVFVVDAESGAMIGQQGG; from the coding sequence ATGAAGTGTCGTATGGCCATCGCTGCGCTCCTCATCGCCACGGCGGCTCCGCTGTCGGCGGGCCTGGCGGTTCCGGGCGCGGCCTGGGCGCAGGAAGGACTCCCGTCCCTCGGCGCCGGTCGGGGCGATCAGGACCAGGCGCGGGCGGCGGTCCGCGCCGGACGCCAGATCCCGCTCGCGCGCGTTATCCAGATGATCGCCGCGCGGACGCCGGGCCGGATGCTCAACGCGACCGTGGGCGATCAGGGCGGCCGCCCCGCCTATTTCGTCCAATGGCAAAAGCCAGACGGGCGCGTGGTGGTCTTCGTGGTCGACGCCGAGAGCGGCGCGATGATCGGCCAGCAGGGCGGCTAG
- a CDS encoding YcgN family cysteine cluster protein — MAGQPFWRRKTLEQMTAAEWESLCDGCGLCCLVRFEDEETGEVIPTRVHCKLFDPQACVCTDYANRKRHVPDCIKLTPHNIEALEWMPKSCAYRRLHEGRDLADWHPLISGDPESVHRAGVSVRGQTINEDVLADPEDALDFAAADLLDERG; from the coding sequence ATGGCCGGCCAACCCTTCTGGCGACGCAAGACCCTGGAACAGATGACCGCCGCGGAGTGGGAGAGCCTCTGCGACGGTTGCGGCCTGTGCTGCCTGGTGCGCTTCGAGGACGAGGAGACCGGCGAGGTCATCCCGACGCGGGTCCACTGCAAGCTCTTCGACCCGCAGGCCTGCGTCTGCACCGACTATGCGAACCGCAAGCGCCACGTGCCGGACTGCATCAAGCTGACGCCGCACAACATCGAGGCGCTGGAGTGGATGCCCAAGAGCTGCGCCTACCGCCGCCTGCACGAGGGCCGCGACCTGGCCGACTGGCACCCGCTGATCTCAGGCGATCCGGAGAGCGTCCATCGGGCCGGCGTCTCGGTGCGGGGCCAGACGATCAACGAGGACGTGCTGGCGGATCCGGAGGACGCTCTCGACTTCGCCGCCGCGGATCTGCTCGACGAGCGCGGCTGA
- a CDS encoding ATP-binding protein, translating into MAFEALRRPSLARRLVLLALGWSLAALVVSALVLALLFQQAALRRFDLGLSDLIDNLTAGATVDQGQVYAPVLTDERALRAYSGRYWEIAERAPDGRIRALVRSRSLWDSELHPPADLAQRVGANPGQPVTFSTPGPLGEPLRAMARQASYPGRATPVIFFAAEDRSPIDRDVRAFVAWTAGAFLLLGAGLIAAVIVQVRVGLRPLWALRREVAAVRRGKAERIEGEFPIELTPLAEELNALMAHNQEVVERQRTHVGNLAHALKTPISVMIAEAGQQPGALAEVVSRQAQVMQQHVDHHLRRARAAARTQGQGERTEVAEVLDELARTLTRIFTDKGVEIDWDCDEDLYFLGERQDLMEIAGNAMENACKWCKGKVRVRAAAKGPERFGLTVEDNGPGLRPEQREAALMRGQRLDESAPGSGLGLSIIDELARAYRGSLSLSDSTLGGLRLEVDLPRVG; encoded by the coding sequence ATGGCCTTCGAGGCGCTCCGCCGCCCCTCGCTCGCGCGGCGACTGGTGCTGCTGGCGCTGGGCTGGAGCCTGGCGGCGCTGGTGGTCTCGGCGCTGGTGCTGGCCCTGCTCTTCCAGCAGGCGGCCCTGCGCCGCTTCGACCTCGGGCTTTCGGACCTGATCGACAACCTGACCGCCGGGGCGACGGTGGACCAGGGCCAGGTCTATGCGCCGGTGCTGACCGACGAGCGGGCGCTGCGCGCCTATTCCGGCCGCTACTGGGAGATCGCCGAGCGGGCGCCCGACGGCAGGATCCGCGCCCTCGTCCGCTCCCGTTCGCTATGGGACTCCGAGCTGCATCCGCCCGCCGACCTCGCCCAGCGGGTCGGGGCCAACCCCGGCCAGCCGGTGACCTTCTCGACGCCGGGACCGCTCGGCGAGCCGCTGCGCGCCATGGCCCGCCAGGCGAGCTATCCGGGCCGGGCGACGCCGGTGATCTTCTTCGCCGCGGAGGACCGTTCCCCCATCGACCGCGACGTGCGGGCGTTCGTCGCCTGGACGGCCGGCGCCTTCCTGCTGCTGGGCGCCGGGCTGATCGCCGCGGTGATCGTGCAGGTGCGCGTCGGCCTGCGGCCACTCTGGGCGCTGCGGCGCGAAGTGGCGGCGGTGCGCCGCGGCAAGGCCGAGCGCATCGAGGGCGAGTTCCCCATCGAACTGACCCCGCTGGCCGAGGAGCTGAACGCCCTGATGGCCCACAACCAGGAGGTCGTGGAGCGCCAGCGGACCCACGTCGGCAACCTGGCGCACGCCCTGAAGACGCCGATCTCGGTGATGATCGCCGAGGCCGGCCAGCAGCCGGGGGCGCTGGCCGAGGTGGTCTCGCGCCAGGCCCAGGTGATGCAGCAGCACGTCGACCACCACCTGCGCCGGGCGCGGGCTGCGGCGCGGACCCAGGGCCAGGGCGAACGCACCGAGGTGGCCGAGGTGCTGGACGAGCTGGCCCGCACCCTGACGCGGATCTTCACCGACAAGGGCGTCGAGATCGACTGGGACTGCGACGAGGACCTCTATTTCCTCGGCGAGCGGCAGGACCTGATGGAGATCGCCGGCAACGCCATGGAGAACGCCTGCAAGTGGTGCAAGGGCAAGGTCCGCGTGCGCGCCGCGGCCAAGGGGCCCGAGCGGTTCGGCCTGACGGTGGAGGACAACGGCCCGGGGCTGCGGCCCGAGCAGCGCGAGGCGGCGCTGATGCGCGGCCAGCGGCTGGACGAGAGCGCGCCGGGCTCGGGGCTCGGCCTTTCGATCATCGACGAGCTGGCGAGGGCCTATCGCGGCAGCCTGAGCTTGAGCGACTCCACGCTCGGCGGCCTGCGCCTGGAGGTCGACTTACCCCGCGTTGGGTAA
- a CDS encoding DnaJ C-terminal domain-containing protein, with the protein MARDPYQELGVSRTASADEIRKAFRKLAKANHPDTNPGDKEAEERFKRVSAAFDIIGDAEKKKKFDAGEIDADGRETFRGFGGGQGPWGSRPAGNYDTGGFGRGGGYRESFEGVDLGDILGEMFGGGGAAGRGGGGGRGGGFGPFSQRGSDVRAKLEIDIEDSIRGAKKRIAFSDGRTIDVTIPKGAQEGQTLRLKGQGAPGRAGPGDAFIELVIAPHPIYRREGEVLVMDVPVTVYDAVLGGKVEAPTPDGPVTLTIPKGANTGAKLRLKGRGLSDTGGRRGDLFARLVVTLPDTPGPELEDFAEEWKKKRPYQPRRRV; encoded by the coding sequence TTGGCGCGCGACCCCTATCAGGAGCTGGGCGTCTCCCGCACCGCGAGCGCCGACGAGATCCGCAAGGCCTTCCGCAAGCTGGCGAAGGCGAACCATCCCGACACCAACCCCGGCGACAAGGAAGCCGAGGAGCGGTTCAAGCGGGTGAGCGCGGCCTTCGACATCATCGGCGACGCCGAGAAGAAGAAGAAATTCGACGCCGGCGAGATCGACGCCGACGGGCGCGAGACCTTCCGCGGCTTCGGCGGCGGGCAGGGCCCCTGGGGCTCCCGGCCGGCGGGCAACTACGACACAGGCGGCTTCGGCCGCGGCGGCGGCTATCGCGAGAGCTTCGAGGGCGTCGACCTCGGCGACATCCTCGGCGAGATGTTCGGCGGCGGTGGCGCGGCCGGGCGCGGCGGCGGCGGCGGCCGAGGCGGCGGCTTCGGCCCGTTCTCCCAGCGCGGCTCGGACGTGCGCGCCAAGCTCGAGATCGACATCGAGGATTCCATCCGCGGCGCGAAGAAGCGCATCGCCTTCTCCGACGGCCGCACCATCGACGTAACCATTCCCAAGGGCGCCCAGGAAGGCCAGACGCTTCGGCTGAAGGGCCAGGGCGCCCCCGGCCGCGCCGGCCCTGGCGACGCGTTCATCGAGCTGGTCATCGCCCCGCACCCGATCTACCGCCGGGAGGGCGAGGTGCTGGTCATGGACGTGCCGGTGACCGTCTATGACGCAGTGCTGGGCGGCAAGGTCGAGGCGCCGACGCCCGACGGCCCGGTGACCCTGACCATCCCGAAGGGCGCCAACACCGGCGCCAAACTGCGCCTGAAGGGCCGCGGGCTCTCCGACACCGGCGGGCGGCGCGGCGACCTGTTCGCCCGGCTGGTGGTGACCCTGCCCGATACGCCGGGGCCGGAGCTGGAAGACTTCGCCGAGGAATGGAAGAAGAAGCGGCCCTATCAGCCGCGGCGGCGTGTGTAG
- a CDS encoding cytochrome c-type biogenesis protein: MSWRTALAALAGVFLLAAASDPAERLPDPAQEARARALMQDVRCLVCQNESIDDSEAELAKDLRKIVREQVAAGKSDDEIKQFLTDRYGQFVLLRPAFDPANLVLWIAPFVVVGFGLLLLIGRLRNRQADAELSQAEEERLAKLSEDGPA; this comes from the coding sequence GTGAGCTGGCGCACCGCCTTGGCGGCCCTGGCCGGGGTCTTCCTGCTGGCGGCGGCCTCCGATCCGGCCGAGCGGCTGCCGGACCCGGCGCAGGAGGCGCGGGCCCGGGCGCTGATGCAGGACGTGCGCTGCCTGGTCTGCCAGAACGAGTCGATCGACGATTCCGAGGCCGAGCTCGCCAAGGACCTGCGCAAGATCGTGCGCGAGCAGGTGGCGGCCGGGAAGAGCGACGATGAGATCAAGCAGTTCCTGACCGACCGCTATGGCCAGTTCGTGCTGCTCAGGCCCGCTTTCGACCCGGCCAACCTGGTGCTGTGGATCGCGCCGTTCGTCGTGGTCGGCTTTGGCCTTCTGCTGCTCATCGGGCGCCTGCGGAACCGTCAGGCCGATGCGGAGCTTTCGCAGGCAGAGGAAGAAAGGCTGGCCAAGCTTTCGGAGGACGGGCCGGCCTGA